The Bradyrhizobium sp. WBAH42 genome includes a window with the following:
- a CDS encoding SUMF1/EgtB/PvdO family nonheme iron enzyme: MGEIRNFRPGNPDEPPPHSGLPRRLAAIIVGDIASYSRLMQADEEGTHARVKRIERDIIQPSIVEHHGSLVKTTGDGFIAIFDSPVEAVRCSIVIQQNLVGRNASIPKHSRLEYRIGVNLGDVIVEPDDIYGDGVNIATRIEGIAEPGQVYISGAIYEQIKHKIVCGYESLGDRKVKNITDPVRVYRVLPDADAVGKTRSRRENVLLILLITALLVIAGYVLWYVLVQHRSQVGQQAAAPPIAAPLASPTPQSVPSLPSPAAPAPQAAPAASPVPTTVPSPAASPSPSPASSPSVTPVREPEMIAIRGGSFAMGSNDDPTERPVHQVTIKPFSIGKYPVTVREWNECAAAKACAFTATGKDDAPVSNVSWTDAQQYVAYLSKATKKPYRLPSEAEWEYAARGGTQTKYWWGDKLQPGMAGCKDCGDLAAEQPAKVGSFKPNPFGLHDMGGGVDQWVEDCWHKNYQGAPVDGSAWTGGDCSSHVLRSGSWKNDSRYVRPSNRDGYDTNVRYPTHGFRVALTP; the protein is encoded by the coding sequence ATGGGTGAAATTCGCAACTTCAGACCCGGAAATCCCGATGAGCCGCCGCCGCACAGCGGACTGCCTCGTCGTCTCGCCGCGATCATCGTCGGTGACATCGCCTCCTACAGCCGGTTGATGCAGGCCGACGAGGAAGGCACGCATGCCCGCGTCAAGCGGATCGAGCGCGACATCATCCAACCCAGCATTGTCGAGCACCATGGGAGTCTGGTGAAGACGACCGGCGACGGCTTCATCGCCATTTTCGACAGTCCCGTCGAGGCCGTTCGATGCAGCATCGTCATCCAGCAGAATCTCGTCGGTCGCAACGCCTCGATTCCCAAGCATTCCCGGCTCGAATATCGGATTGGCGTCAATCTCGGTGACGTCATTGTGGAGCCGGACGACATCTATGGTGACGGCGTCAACATCGCCACGCGTATCGAGGGCATCGCAGAGCCGGGGCAGGTCTACATATCCGGGGCGATCTACGAGCAGATCAAGCACAAGATCGTGTGCGGTTATGAGTCGCTCGGCGACCGCAAGGTCAAGAACATCACCGATCCCGTGCGCGTCTATCGCGTGCTGCCGGATGCAGATGCCGTCGGCAAGACACGAAGCCGGCGCGAGAACGTCCTGCTCATTCTTCTGATCACGGCATTGCTGGTGATTGCCGGCTACGTGCTTTGGTACGTGCTGGTGCAGCACCGCAGCCAGGTGGGGCAACAGGCTGCCGCTCCCCCGATCGCGGCGCCGTTGGCTTCGCCGACGCCGCAATCCGTTCCGTCGTTACCGAGTCCGGCAGCACCGGCGCCACAAGCCGCACCCGCGGCTTCTCCGGTGCCCACAACGGTGCCATCGCCCGCAGCATCGCCTTCACCGTCTCCGGCATCCAGTCCATCGGTGACGCCGGTCCGGGAACCCGAGATGATCGCCATTCGCGGCGGCAGCTTCGCCATGGGAAGCAACGACGATCCGACCGAGCGTCCCGTCCACCAGGTCACGATCAAACCGTTCTCGATCGGAAAATATCCGGTCACGGTGCGGGAGTGGAACGAATGCGCGGCCGCGAAGGCTTGTGCTTTCACCGCGACCGGCAAGGACGACGCGCCGGTCAGCAATGTGAGCTGGACTGACGCGCAGCAATATGTGGCGTATCTCTCCAAGGCGACGAAGAAGCCGTACCGACTTCCGAGCGAGGCCGAATGGGAATACGCGGCGCGCGGCGGTACGCAGACAAAGTATTGGTGGGGCGACAAGCTCCAGCCTGGCATGGCCGGATGCAAGGATTGCGGCGACCTCGCAGCCGAGCAGCCGGCGAAGGTTGGCAGCTTCAAGCCCAATCCCTTCGGGCTCCACGACATGGGCGGCGGCGTCGACCAGTGGGTCGAGGATTGCTGGCACAAGAATTATCAGGGTGCACCGGTCGACGGTTCGGCATGGACCGGCGGCGACTGCTCATCGCACGTCCTGCGCTCGGGCTCCTGGAAGAACGATTCGAGATACGTGCGGCCATCCAACCGCGATGGCTATGATACCAACGTCCGTTACCCCACGCATGGATTCCGTGTCGCGCTCACTCCTTGA
- a CDS encoding helix-turn-helix transcriptional regulator, which produces MPSTPDLLFRTLADPTRRAIFERLCREGEQTVGALTARSGVSQPAVSKHLGALKQAGLVRDRHEGRQTHYSAQPGALNPLIDWTGQMAGFWQKRLDALDDLLKRMDQ; this is translated from the coding sequence ATGCCCTCCACCCCCGACCTCCTGTTCAGGACGCTCGCCGACCCGACCCGGCGGGCGATCTTCGAACGGCTGTGCCGGGAGGGGGAGCAGACGGTCGGGGCGCTGACGGCGCGATCCGGCGTGTCGCAGCCGGCGGTGTCGAAACATCTCGGCGCGTTGAAGCAGGCGGGCTTGGTGCGCGACCGCCATGAAGGACGGCAGACCCATTACAGCGCGCAGCCCGGTGCGCTCAATCCGCTGATCGACTGGACCGGCCAGATGGCCGGGTTCTGGCAGAAAAGGCTCGACGCTCTCGACGATCTCCTGAAGAGGATGGACCAATGA
- a CDS encoding DUF1801 domain-containing protein: MKKPVAAKTSSAKEAGNASPSKLIDGRIKELGDWRGAMLARVRGLIREADPDVVEAWKWRGVPVWEHDGIICTGETYKEVVKLTFAKGAALADPAGLFNSSLDGNVRRAIDIREGDKVNEKALKALIRAAVELNASKKKPGKRLA, translated from the coding sequence ATGAAGAAGCCCGTGGCGGCGAAGACGAGCAGCGCGAAGGAAGCAGGCAACGCTTCGCCATCAAAACTGATCGACGGCCGGATCAAGGAGCTCGGCGACTGGCGCGGCGCGATGCTCGCGCGCGTCCGCGGCCTGATCAGGGAAGCCGATCCTGACGTCGTGGAGGCGTGGAAATGGCGCGGCGTTCCCGTGTGGGAGCACGACGGCATCATCTGCACCGGCGAGACCTACAAGGAGGTGGTGAAGCTGACCTTCGCCAAGGGCGCGGCGCTGGCCGATCCCGCAGGTCTCTTCAATTCCAGCCTCGACGGCAATGTGCGCCGCGCGATCGACATCCGCGAGGGCGACAAGGTCAACGAGAAGGCGTTGAAGGCGCTGATCCGCGCGGCGGTGGAGCTGAATGCGTCGAAGAAGAAGCCGGGGAAGCGATTAGCCTAG
- a CDS encoding SpoVR family protein, with amino-acid sequence MTERLFEGADWDFHTLQRITDACEEVALKDLGLDVYPNQIEVITAEQMLDAYSSVGMPLFYKHWSFGKHFAFHEASYRKGLMGLAYEIVINSSPCISYLMEENTATMQTLVIAHAAFGHNHFFKNNYLFKQWTDADGILDYLDFAKNYVMQCEDRYGRIEVERTLDAAHALMSHGIDRYPGKKKLDLRAEEKRAGRRRQHEEEVFNDLWRTVPKGAAKSRSTLSIERRRKLLGLPQENLLYFLEKSAPRLAPWQRELLRIVRHIAQYFYPQSQTKVMNEGTATYVHYRIMTKLHEQGRISDGNFLEFLGSHTNVVFQPEFDDPRFSGFNPYALGFAVMQDIERIVTNPEDEDREWFPDIAGKNDVMGVLRDVWANYRDESFIGQFLSPKLMRHFRMFHLHDDPEERAGIRVDAIHDERGFRRVRRELARQHDVGFIDANIEVVDVDLSGDRRLILHHHVIKGSQLNETDAKRVLQHLADLWTYDVALIEVDANDKVLREYVVSPRPIPAAVA; translated from the coding sequence ATGACGGAACGTTTGTTCGAAGGCGCCGATTGGGATTTCCACACCTTGCAGCGCATCACCGATGCCTGCGAGGAGGTGGCGTTGAAGGATCTCGGCCTCGACGTCTATCCGAACCAGATCGAGGTGATCACCGCCGAGCAGATGCTGGACGCCTATTCGTCGGTCGGCATGCCCTTGTTCTACAAGCACTGGTCGTTCGGCAAGCACTTTGCGTTCCATGAGGCGTCCTACCGCAAGGGCCTGATGGGGCTCGCCTATGAGATCGTCATCAACTCCTCGCCCTGCATCTCCTATCTGATGGAGGAGAACACGGCGACGATGCAGACACTGGTGATCGCGCACGCCGCCTTCGGCCACAACCATTTCTTCAAGAACAATTATCTGTTCAAGCAGTGGACCGATGCCGACGGCATCCTGGACTATCTCGACTTCGCCAAGAACTACGTCATGCAGTGCGAGGATCGCTACGGCCGCATCGAGGTCGAGCGCACGCTCGATGCCGCGCACGCGCTGATGTCGCACGGCATCGACCGTTATCCCGGCAAGAAGAAGCTCGACCTGCGCGCCGAGGAGAAGCGGGCAGGGCGCCGCCGCCAGCACGAGGAGGAGGTCTTCAACGATCTCTGGCGCACGGTGCCGAAGGGCGCCGCCAAGAGCCGGTCCACGCTCAGCATCGAGCGCCGCCGCAAGCTGCTCGGCTTGCCGCAGGAGAATTTGCTCTATTTCCTGGAGAAGAGCGCGCCGCGGCTGGCGCCCTGGCAGCGCGAGCTGCTCCGCATCGTCCGCCACATCGCGCAATATTTCTATCCGCAGAGCCAGACCAAGGTCATGAACGAGGGGACGGCGACCTACGTCCACTATCGCATCATGACCAAGCTGCACGAGCAGGGTCGGATCAGCGACGGCAACTTCCTGGAATTCCTGGGGTCGCACACCAACGTGGTGTTCCAGCCCGAGTTCGACGACCCGCGCTTCTCCGGCTTCAACCCTTACGCGCTCGGCTTTGCGGTGATGCAGGACATCGAGCGCATCGTCACCAATCCGGAAGACGAGGACCGCGAGTGGTTCCCCGACATCGCCGGCAAGAACGACGTCATGGGCGTGTTGCGCGACGTCTGGGCCAATTACCGCGACGAAAGCTTCATCGGCCAGTTCCTGAGCCCCAAATTGATGCGGCACTTCCGCATGTTCCACCTGCACGATGATCCCGAGGAGCGTGCCGGTATCCGCGTCGATGCCATCCACGACGAGCGCGGCTTCCGCCGCGTCCGCCGCGAGCTGGCACGGCAGCACGATGTCGGCTTCATCGACGCCAATATCGAGGTGGTCGACGTCGATCTCTCCGGCGACCGCCGCCTGATCCTGCATCACCACGTCATCAAGGGCTCGCAGCTCAACGAGACCGACGCCAAGCGCGTGCTGCAGCACCTGGCCGACCTCTGGACCTACGACGTCGCGCTGATCGAGGTCGACGCCAACGACAAGGTCTTGCGCGAATACGTCGTCAGCCCGCGCCCGATCCCCGCCGCAGTGGCGTGA
- a CDS encoding DsrE family protein, whose translation MNRRNILWSAISALGAALGASSAKAATEAGTGAKLKVVYHLSDAEKVNFVLGNIQNHIDGVGGPEHVTIALVIHGPALKAFHSAQANPDVSKRVGDFSKDGVELAACGNTMKAQNVTLNELLPGFVNAEKGGVVRLAELQSQGYLYLRP comes from the coding sequence ATGAACCGCCGGAACATCTTGTGGAGCGCCATCTCGGCACTGGGTGCAGCGCTCGGCGCCTCCAGCGCGAAAGCCGCAACGGAGGCGGGCACCGGCGCCAAGCTGAAGGTGGTCTATCACCTCAGCGATGCCGAGAAGGTCAATTTCGTGCTCGGCAACATCCAGAACCACATCGACGGCGTCGGCGGCCCCGAGCATGTGACGATCGCGCTGGTGATCCACGGCCCGGCGCTGAAGGCGTTTCACTCGGCGCAGGCCAATCCCGATGTCAGCAAGCGCGTCGGCGATTTCTCCAAGGACGGCGTCGAGCTCGCCGCCTGCGGCAACACGATGAAAGCGCAGAACGTCACGCTCAACGAGCTGCTGCCGGGTTTCGTCAACGCCGAGAAGGGCGGCGTGGTCCGGTTGGCCGAGCTGCAATCGCAGGGGTATCTGTATCTCCGGCCGTAG
- a CDS encoding SRPBCC domain-containing protein has translation MNEPAETRSVVIEREFAYPAERLWRALTQPHLIEEWLMKNDFKPVVGHRFNLRGEWGGVLDCEVLTIEPQKTLAYTWNFSHEDAAFDLKSIVTFTLTPTSAGTHLRVEQAGFRPTQKQAFGGAHAGWKQFLAKLDDLLARAS, from the coding sequence ATGAACGAACCCGCCGAGACGCGCTCCGTCGTTATCGAGCGCGAATTTGCTTATCCGGCCGAGCGGCTCTGGCGCGCGCTGACGCAGCCGCATCTGATCGAGGAATGGCTGATGAAGAACGATTTCAAGCCGGTCGTCGGCCATCGCTTCAACCTGCGCGGCGAGTGGGGCGGCGTGCTGGATTGCGAGGTGCTCACCATCGAGCCGCAGAAGACGCTGGCCTACACCTGGAATTTCTCGCATGAGGACGCCGCCTTCGATCTGAAAAGCATCGTCACCTTCACGCTGACGCCGACCAGCGCGGGTACGCATCTGCGCGTCGAGCAGGCGGGCTTCCGCCCGACGCAGAAGCAGGCGTTCGGTGGCGCGCATGCCGGCTGGAAGCAGTTCCTGGCCAAGCTGGACGATTTGCTGGCGCGGGCGAGCTAG
- a CDS encoding DUF4399 domain-containing protein: MKIIRCAALAAALALPPGVLVASVLLSGVLLPSPAYSQGKTAPKDAKLYFITPQDGQKIRGGFWVRFGLRNMGVTHAGDDYQNAGHHHLLVDVNEPIDTKEPIPQDKSHLHFGAGQTETFLELPPGTHTLQLVLGDAKHYPFDPPVVSDKITIRVRQPVSVRRR, from the coding sequence ATGAAAATCATTCGCTGCGCCGCGCTGGCGGCGGCGCTCGCATTGCCGCCAGGTGTTTTGGTGGCAAGTGTTTTGCTGTCAGGTGTTTTGCTGCCAAGCCCTGCTTACTCTCAGGGCAAAACCGCTCCCAAAGACGCAAAGCTCTATTTCATCACCCCGCAGGACGGGCAGAAGATCCGAGGTGGGTTCTGGGTCCGGTTCGGTCTGCGCAACATGGGCGTGACGCATGCCGGCGATGACTACCAGAACGCCGGTCATCATCATCTGCTGGTCGACGTCAACGAGCCCATCGACACCAAGGAACCGATCCCGCAGGACAAGTCCCATCTGCATTTCGGGGCAGGGCAAACCGAAACGTTTCTCGAGCTTCCGCCCGGCACGCACACGCTGCAACTGGTGCTGGGCGATGCGAAGCACTACCCCTTCGATCCGCCCGTCGTGTCTGACAAGATCACCATACGAGTCAGGCAGCCCGTTTCAGTCCGGCGCCGTTGA